A genomic region of Microlunatus sagamiharensis contains the following coding sequences:
- a CDS encoding endonuclease/exonuclease/phosphatase family protein translates to MRVAVRAAAVTGALAAALSVLPTTAFAAGSPGAVTSVSAVPGAQSGEIKVSWRASGARTDKFRVETALTPFGSSNDGRGASTVTVSGSKRSVTLSADTVRKAGAAPATGNHLYVRVVPVDQTRSGARKGKASALVATTSRAVPPPTTGSPLRIASYNIRSAKYDGDDRRPWSQRASGVAADILTVQPGIVAIQEASPGRFGALRQTESLQAALIRADPAMARYTLTRSSVYVAPGTPHGSQAARLLYDSSRYQLLTPCTDTTVLNGAALDYSNTCSFDLPIAPGDSPIWQRSAAYAEFMDLATGKTFLAVSAHLDYRHSKKASLEAKYNELRRVQAATIWANMNLIRKPGQPVIVAGDFNASQTDKGGNAPHDYLVSQGFYDAAGAERQVDLDLPSLNHFDTTLKADPQGYARRVDQILVYGTVGSKTFAQVVKQKDPARNSDHNMVYADVVLPTF, encoded by the coding sequence GTGCGCGTTGCAGTTCGAGCCGCCGCGGTGACGGGTGCGCTGGCGGCCGCACTCTCGGTGCTGCCCACCACCGCCTTCGCCGCCGGCTCGCCCGGTGCGGTCACCAGCGTCTCCGCCGTGCCCGGCGCCCAGTCCGGTGAGATCAAGGTCAGCTGGCGGGCGAGCGGTGCCCGTACGGACAAGTTCCGGGTCGAGACCGCGCTGACGCCCTTCGGCTCCTCGAACGACGGACGCGGCGCCTCCACGGTCACCGTCAGCGGGTCCAAGCGCTCGGTGACGCTCAGCGCCGACACGGTGCGTAAGGCCGGTGCCGCTCCGGCGACCGGCAACCACCTCTACGTCCGGGTCGTCCCGGTCGACCAGACCCGCAGCGGCGCCCGCAAGGGCAAGGCCTCGGCGCTGGTCGCCACGACCTCGCGCGCGGTGCCGCCGCCCACGACGGGGTCGCCGCTGCGCATCGCGAGCTACAACATCCGCAGCGCCAAGTACGACGGCGACGACAGGCGGCCCTGGTCGCAGCGTGCGTCCGGCGTCGCCGCGGACATCCTCACGGTGCAGCCGGGGATCGTCGCGATCCAGGAGGCCAGCCCCGGACGGTTCGGGGCCCTGCGCCAGACCGAGAGCCTGCAGGCGGCGCTGATCCGGGCCGACCCGGCGATGGCGCGTTACACGCTGACGCGCAGCTCGGTCTACGTGGCGCCCGGCACCCCGCACGGCAGCCAGGCCGCCCGCCTGCTGTACGACTCGTCGCGCTACCAGCTGCTGACGCCCTGCACCGACACCACGGTCCTGAACGGGGCAGCGCTGGACTACAGCAACACCTGCAGCTTCGACCTGCCGATCGCGCCGGGCGACTCGCCGATCTGGCAGCGGAGCGCGGCGTACGCGGAGTTCATGGACCTCGCGACCGGCAAGACGTTCCTCGCCGTGTCCGCGCACCTCGACTATCGCCACAGCAAGAAGGCGTCGCTCGAGGCGAAGTACAACGAGTTGCGCCGGGTCCAGGCCGCCACCATCTGGGCGAACATGAACCTCATCCGCAAGCCCGGGCAGCCCGTGATCGTGGCCGGCGACTTCAACGCCAGCCAGACGGACAAGGGTGGCAACGCGCCGCACGACTACCTCGTGTCGCAGGGCTTCTACGACGCGGCCGGCGCGGAGCGCCAGGTCGACCTCGACCTGCCGAGCCTCAACCACTTCGACACGACGCTGAAGGCCGACCCGCAGGGCTACGCGCGCCGCGTCGACCAGATCCTCGTCTACGGCACCGTCGGGTCGAAGACCTTCGCCCAGGTCGTCAAGCAGAAGGACCCGGCCCGCAACTCCGACCACAACATGGTCTACGCCGACGTGGTGCTGCCGACCTTCTGA